The Archangium primigenium genomic interval GAGTCCACGACCTCGAGCGCGGAGATGTCGATGAGCACGCCGCGCGCCTGCGTCTCGACGATCTTCGCCGTCAGATCGTCCTGCAGGGACATCGCCACCTGGTCGTGCATGTCGACCTGGATGGTGACGATGAGGATGCGGCCCATGCGGAGGATGGCAATTCGCTCCATAGGACAGGCCTCCCGCTAACCCTTGCCCGCCGGCGTGGCGCGCGGGGAAGGAGGCGTGTGCACGCTCTGGTTGAGCCGCTTGAGCGCCCAGCTGAAGGCCCCCGCGAGGCTCGACTTGGTCACCACGCCGGACAGGTCCACGCCCAGGTGGACGATGGTCTGGGCGATCTGCGGACGGATGCCGCTGATGACGCACTCGGCGCCCATCAGGCGCGTGGCGGTGACGGTCTTGATGAGGTGCTGGGCGGTCAGCGTGTCCACGGTGGGCACGCCCGTGATGTCCAGGATGGCGATCTCCGCGCTCGTCTCCACGATGCGCTGCAGGAGCGTCTCCATCACCGTCTGGGTGCGGCCGCTGTCCAGCGTGCCGATGAGCGGCAGCGCCACGATGCGATCCCACAGCTGCACCACGGGGGTGGACAGCTCCATCATCTCCTGCTGCTGGCGGTGGATGACCTCCTCGCGCGTGCGCTGATGGACCTCGGTGGTGAACAGGCCGAGCTTGTCGAGCAGCAGCGTGGCGTTCCACAGCTCGTCGCCCAGCACCTGCGGATCCCGCGTCCACTCGCGGCGCAGCGCGTTGAACAGGGGATGCTTGAAGCTGAAGATGAAGGTGGCCGTCTCGGACGGCGAGTGGCCCTGGAGACTGCGCGCGCGCGACATGCGCTCGAGCAGCTCGCGCACCGGGGTGTACACCGAGGCGTTGATGTCGAAGGAGGTCCCCTGCCGGGTCGCCTCCATCAACAGCCGGAGGAACTCGGCGCACTGCTCGCGCAGCTCCGCGTCCTTCGTCAGGGAGTCGCGGCGTCCCCCCTGACTCGCCATGGTGGCGAACCACTCGGTTTGCAACTCAGAGAGATGATTCTTGAGAATGTCGTGGATCCGGGTGCTCAACATGCCCCTCCTGTCGAGCAGGCTCTACCATACGGCCACATCCCGCGTGTCCGGCCGAGCGCCCACCCCTCCCGGGTCTCCCGCGACTGTTCAATGAACGATAAGGGCGTGAGATTTCATCCCCACCACCACATCAGCGCGAAGCCCGAGGCGAGCGCGGCGAGGAACAGGCCGAGGGCGAGCCACCCCGTCCGCGCGGGCGGCTC includes:
- a CDS encoding STAS domain-containing protein — its product is MLSTRIHDILKNHLSELQTEWFATMASQGGRRDSLTKDAELREQCAEFLRLLMEATRQGTSFDINASVYTPVRELLERMSRARSLQGHSPSETATFIFSFKHPLFNALRREWTRDPQVLGDELWNATLLLDKLGLFTTEVHQRTREEVIHRQQQEMMELSTPVVQLWDRIVALPLIGTLDSGRTQTVMETLLQRIVETSAEIAILDITGVPTVDTLTAQHLIKTVTATRLMGAECVISGIRPQIAQTIVHLGVDLSGVVTKSSLAGAFSWALKRLNQSVHTPPSPRATPAGKG